A genomic region of Danio aesculapii chromosome 21, fDanAes4.1, whole genome shotgun sequence contains the following coding sequences:
- the traf4b gene encoding TNF receptor-associated factor 4b, which produces MPGLDLKFLERPRRRFYCPLCEKPMREPVQVSTCGHRFCDTCLQEYLSEGVFTCPEDQLPLDYAKIFPDMELEQQILSLPIRCIHSEEGCRWTAQNKLLQAHLSVCEFNVVSCPNRCSVKLLRRELPEHLQHDCAKRKLHCDHCGEEFTGEAYENHQGVCPEESVYCENKCGARMVRRLLPQHSVSECLKRKLPCRYCKKEFLYDTIQNHQQQCPRFPMQCPNRCGTPGITRETLMAHMKEGCSTAVVLCPFKEAGCKHRSPKTGVARHLEEAAPTHLSLLCGLVNRQRLELRDLRRRVEELSGSRDGTLLWKLTDFSQRLQEAKTRTSGSLELFSPAFYSHNYGYRLQVSAFLNGNGSGEDTHMSVYLRVLPGEYDGLLEWPFPYRVSFSLLDQCDPALTKPQHITETFSPDPTWKNFQRPRPGALGSIRGGCLDESMLGFGYPKFVSHEEMKKRNYIRDNAVFIKASIDVVQKILN; this is translated from the exons ATGCCGGGTCTGGATCTGAAGTTTCTGGAGAGACCGCGCCGGAGGTTTTACTGCCCGCTGTGCGAGAAGCCGATGCGGGAGCCGGTGCAGGTCTCCACCTGCGGACACCGCTTCTGCGACACCTGCCTGCAGGAGTACCTCAG tGAAGGAGTGTTCACGTGCCCAGAAGACCAGCTGCCACTGGATTATGCAAAA ATTTTTCCAGACATGGAGCTGGAACAGCAGATTCTCTCCCTGCCCATTCGCTGTATCCACAGTGAGGAGGGCTGTCGCTGGACTGCACAGAACAAGCTCCTTCAG GCCCATTTGTCGGTGTGTGAGTTTAACGTAGTGTCGTGTCCAAACCGCTGCTCTGTGAAACTGCTGCGTCGTGAATTGCCTGAGCACCTGCAGCACGACTGTGCTAAGAGGAAACTTCACTGCGATCACTGTGGAGAAGAGTTCACCGGAGAGGCGTACGAG AATCATCAGGGTGTTTGTCCCGAGGAGAGCGTGTATTGTGAGAATAAATGTGGTGCTCGTATGGTGCGTAGACTCTTGCCCCAGCACTCGGTTTCAGAGTGTCTCAAACGCAAACTTCCCTGCAGATACTGCAAAAAAGAGTTCCTCTATGACACAATTCAG AATCATCAGCAGCAGTGTCCACGTTTCCCCATGCAGTGTCCTAACAGATGCGGCACACCAGGAATCACCCGAGAGACTTTAATGGCGCATATGAAGGAGGGATGCAGCACTGCTGTGGTGCTTTGTCCATTCAAAGAGGCTGGCTGCAAACACAGG AGTCCTAAGACCGGGGTGGCACGACACCTTGAAGAGGCTGCACCGACGCACCTCTCTCTCCTGTGTGGCCTGGTGAACCGCCAGAGGCTGGAGCTGCGGGATCTCCGGCGCCGGGTGGAGGAGCTTTCTGGAAGTCGAGATGGCACACTGCTCTGGAAGCTCACAGACTTCAGCCAGCGGCTGCAGGAGGCCAAAACCAGGACGTCTGGGAGTCTGGAATTGTTCAGTCCTGCTTTCTACTCCCACAACTATGGCTACCGTCTGCAGGTGTCTGCTTTTCTCAATGGGAATGGCAGCGGCGAGGACACGCACATGTCCGTCTACCTTCGTGTTCTTCCAGGAGAGTATGATGGGCTTTTGGAGTGGCCTTTCCCTTACCGTGTTTCCTTCTCGCTGTTGGATCAGTGCGATCCGGCGCTCACCAAACCCCAACACATCACAGAGACCTTCAGCCCAGATCCCACCTGGAAGAACTTCCAGAGGCCACGGCCTGGAGCTCTGGGAAGTATTCGCGGCGGCTGTCTGGATGAGAGCATGCTGGGATTTGGCTACCCAAAGTTTGTCTCCCATGAAGAGATGAAGAAAAGGAATTATATCAGAGACAATGCTGTTTTCATTAAAGCATCCATAGATGTGGTCCAGAAGATACTAAACTGA